Genomic segment of Malus domestica chromosome 15, GDT2T_hap1:
TTCCATCATCTCTAGAGGCACTAGAAGATTTCTCAGAAACAGACCTCTTAGCCTGCTTTCCTGCCTCGTAAGCCTTCCCGGATAATGATTTTTCTAAGGCACGCTCCCAAGCCTCTTCAGTTGCTCTTTCCACAGCAGCACGTTCCAATTTTAGTTTAGCTTCCCTTGAAGCCTTCTCAGCTAAGGAAATATCATTAGCCTTTACAGAAGTCTTTCCCGACCTTTCTTGGGCCTCAGCCATTGCCTTTTGACGAGTTTCAGCAGCTCTTTCTCGAGCTTCAGCAAATGCCCTTTCACGAGCTTCACGAATTACCCTTTCAACAGCTTTTTTCTCCTTTACTCTTTccctttccttcccttttgCATTCTGTTTTTGTTTCAGGAGTTCCTTCTCTATCTCCACTTCCTTTTGCAATCTCGCACTAATTTCACTCTCTTCTGCAATTGAGGTTTCTTGttgattttccattttttcttgttccACTACTGTATTTGAAGTATAATGTTTTTCACTCTCCTCTGCAGTGAAGGTTGTTTGACGATTCTCACCTTTTTCTTGTTCCAATTCTTGCAGCGAACTATGAGTGGTTACACTCTCTTTTGTCGTGGTTGCTCGATGATTATCCATATTTTCCTCTGTACATGGACTTGTCTCCATCTCATGATCCAGTAGCACATTTCCCCCCTTTCTTCTTAACATATGAGAAAGTTGAGCTACTTCTGTACTGGTCCCATCATCAAACCACCTTTTCCTATGAGGAGATTTGGAATTATTCTTATTCTCTTCCTGATTCACGGCAACTTCAACTTCTCTCACATCCTCATTGATTTCTTCCACTTCTTCAACATGCGTTTCTAAAGTGACATCTTGGTTTTGCCCACAGTTCAAGGCATTTATATCCACATTTAACCCATTTTCTTCAGAAGGATGGGTCTCGATTGGATCTTCGATTTGCTTCAATATCTCAGCAAGTTTGACACCCGAAGCCAAGCCATCAGCTTCACATATTTCTTTCTCCTCCATGCCATTCTCTTCTTCAACTGACTCTGATTGGTTCCAATTCTCCTTGAGCTTAAAAAGAGTTTCAGAAAAGTTGAGTTTATCAAACCATCTTTTCCTATGTGAAGACCTGGAATTATTCTTGTTTTCTTCCTGCTTGACAGCAACTTCACCTTCCATCATGTCCTTATTCATAGCTCCCAATTCTTCAACCTGTTTTCCAAAATTGCAGACTACTTCGGGCTCTCTGGCAAGCTGGTCTTCTTGCTTTTGCCCAAATCTCGTATCATTTCTCCTTAGAGTTGTTCCATTTGTGTCAGAAGAATGGATCTCTGTTGCATCTATTATTGGTATCTCAACAAGTTTGACATCTGGAGCTAAGCCATATGTTTTGAGCACATCTTTCTCTACTGTGCCATTATCCTCTTCAACTGATTCTGACTGGTTCACACTCTCTTTGAGTTCATCCAAAGTTTCAGTAACTTCTATTCTATCCCCACCCTCTTCATGTGCAGGTACCTCCAAAGTTTCTTTTACATTCTTGTCATACTCTGCACGTCCAGTGGGCCCCTCTTTTTCATTTGGGTCCTCAATTTCACCCTCTTCACATAGGTTATTAGTTGCCTTAACATTGCAGTCTGGTTTCTTTAGATCCTCAGAATCCACTGTCACCTTCTCATCTTCTGTACTCTGATCAATCCGTATTTCCGTTATCCCATCTTCTACACACTGAAAACTCTCTTTTTGTCTCTTCTCACATGCTATCTCCTCATATTTATCCCCCTCCAGAGTTTCTTCTACATCCTTGTCATACTCTGCATGTCCAGTGGGCCCCTCTTTTTCATATAGGTCTTCATTTTCACCCTCCTCACATAGGTTATTAGTTGCCTCAAAGTTGCAGTCTGGTTTCCTTAGATCCTCACAATCCACTGCCACCTTCTCATCTTCTGTACTCTGATCAATCTGTATTTCCATTCTCCCATCTTCTACACACCGAAAACTCTCTTTTTGTCTCCTCTCACATTCTATCTCCTCATATTTATCCCCCTCCAGAGTTTCTTCTACATCCTTGTCATACTCTGCATGTCCAGTGGACCCCTCTTTTTCATATAGGTCCTCATTTTCACCCTCCTCAAATAGGTTATTAGTTGCCTCAAAGTTGCAGTCTGGTTTCTTTAGATCCTCTCGAGCCACTGTCACTTTCTCATCTTCTGTACTCTGATCAATCAGTATTTCCATTCTCCCATCATCTACATGCTGAAAACTCTCTTTTTGTCTCTTCTCACATTCTATCTCCTCACAACCTGCCCCTTCGAGTATCATCTCATTCACTGTCGTGTCGCCAAGCGTCTCATGTCCTTCAGATTTGCTCTCATTTCTATTCTCAAAACATTCCTCATCATTGGTGTCATTAAGTGAGTCCTCAGTGATGTCTTGCCTGCTATCTTTATTGAGCCTCCTCTCAGTGTCTTCTTCCCTGTGGACATCTTTTTGTTCCTTCTCAAGTTCTTCCTGCTTGTAAGCCTCATCGCCTATCTTCTGATAGTTAACGCACTCCTGAGGCATCAATATCCTTTTCACATGTCTGGTTTCCTGTAGCTCTTGAGTTTCATGCCTTTTGTTGTCTCCTTTTTGTTTCTCAAGCTCCCCTTGCTTCTCTTCAAGAATTTCCTTTACATGGGAAGCTTGAAGCTTCCAAGTTTCTTCAAGCTCTCTGGAAGCTTCCAGTCTATTCTCATTTTCTTCCTGTTCAAAAGCATCTTTAACTGTTTCCAATTCACTTGCATGATCTTCATGTTTAGACAGCCCTCCATCCGCATTGACTATCTTCTCTAACTCTCTGTATTCTTCGTATTTAGCTGCTTGTAATCTCTCGCCACCTAGTTCTGGATATTCAAAAGCTTCCATGGctgtcttcttccttttctgttCATCTTCGTCAACAATTTGTAACATTATTATCACAGGGTTGGCTTCTTCATCCTCTACCATTGTAGCCTGGTGTTCACTTGAGTCCGAAAGCTCATAAAATAATTCTGCTGGTTCTGATAGATCAGGTTCGCCTGTGTCAGGAAATTCATAGAACTGGTCTGCCGCTTCTGAGAAATCAGGTTCGTCTGTGTCAGAAACTTCATAAAATTGTTCTGCCACTTCTGGAACCTCAGCTTGTTCCTGCGTACGACCCATGTGAGTTGATATAGATTCCTTCTCCTCTGTTTTCCCTCCAGCTTCCTTCGCACCAAAAAGTTTATTCGCATCTCCAAATGCTGCTGTTACTTGTTCTGGCCCAgtagaaaaaattgaaaaacgaaCAGGAACAGCCACTTCTTCAAGCAACTCCTGAGTCTTTCTCTCTTTGGGTATGCTTACTTTGTCTGCATATTTATCCCCCTTCACCTCAAGTTTTGTACTAGTAGAATCATGAACAAGAACAGCCACTTCTTCATGCAACTCTCGAGTCTTCCTCTCTTTGGGTATGCTTATGTTGTCTGCATATTTATCCCCCTTCATCTCAAGTTTCATACTAGTAGAACCATGAACAAGAACAGCCACTTCTTCATGTAACTCCCGGGTCTTTCTCTCTTTGGGTATGCTTACGTTGTCTGCATATTTATCCCCCTTCACCTCAAGTTTTGTACTAGTAGAATCATGAACACGAACAGCCACTTCTTCATGCAACTCCtgagtctctctctctttggGTATGCTTACTTTTTCTGCATATTTATCCCCTTTCACCTCAAGTTTCTTACCAGTAGAAACATGAACCGGAACAGCCCCTTCTTCATGCAACTCCCGAGTCTTCCTCTCTTTTGGTATACTTACTTTATCTGCAAATTTTTCCCCCTTCACCTCAAACTTCTTGCCAATGTTAATGCTCTGTTTGACACGATCTTGCGAACCagtcttctttctttccttaGACTCTTTTGCCATTTTTATCCTTGCTTGAGCTTCCTCTATTGCCTTTATCAAAGCAGCCGCAGAGGCAGCCGCAGTAGAATTTGTGTCCACTTCCTCATCAAAGTACGGTGGTGAAGAAACACGGCCAGAACCTTCTAAATTATCACTTCTAGAAACGCCAAAAATAGAAGCCATTGGTTTCTCAAATTCAACCTTGCCCTCAGACAGTGGGCTTGAAATTGATGGACTGCTTGAAGGATGAGTTTCACATGCATTGAATAACTCATCATGCAAACTGGATCTTTTCCGATCATAATTATTCTGAACCTTAGCACCTCCCGCAGAAGTTTGCTTCCTATCATCACCAGCTGGGAGGTCTCTCACGGACTTCAGATGGTTGCCCTCCGTCATTCTTTCACATAAATTATTGTCAGGGGAAGCACCATTTTCTTTGGAAGATACCGGTTTATCATCTTCAGTCGTGCGTATGGGACTGACTTCATCAATCAAACACGTATATGTTGGAACAGCATGAAGCATTGTTCTGCCTGTAAAACTTTTGCTTCTGTGGTTGGTTTTATGGTATGACATGTTGAACTTCTTGGCACCATCAAATGATTGATAAGATGCTTCCTGTGACAAAACATGATTCTTCTCGGTACTCAAAGGATCGGCCTCTTTCGAAGGCGACCGCTTTTCAGCCGGTGTCCTATTCAAAACAAAGgaatacacacacaccacaATGTCAATCTCTGTAGCTGTAAAAGTTTGATTCTTTACCTTTTCGTGTGAAATGTCTGTTATTTCCAGTTGATGTAATCATAGATTTCGAAACGAATTAAGAAAAGCACTCGATTCGTGCTCGAATTTTAACATCTAGACAATTTCTCGTAATCCAAACAAAGAAGGAACTTTTTAACGGTTGAATTTCAACTGCAATTTACTACCCAGCAACAGATAGTACTactcaaaattataaaaatcgaACTGAAATTGCAAAGAACGATctatctaaattatcaaaaattACTAATTTCCCATGCCAGCTTATAAAATACGAACTTGCATACTCAAAAAACAAGTAAAATTGTGCATTCTCAGGGAGTGCAGTGTAAATGTACcttctttccttcttctttggcTCCGCAAAGAGCTCCTCATACGGCACTGCGAAATTCGAATCTCCAAATCCACCGAAGACGTTAGAGTAGTCCAGCTTCGAGCTCCGAACATCCACCGAAGCCTTCCGCTCATGGAGCTCCGGAACCTCAAGCACCGGAATCGAAGAGCCGCCGCGGGAAGCTCCGGAACCGCCGAAAATCTCGCTGTAATCGTCGACTCGGGAGGAGAAAGTCGAGACATTGAACTTGGATGCAGCTGCAGAGGAGAAAACGCCGTCGTATATGGAGTGACCGCTGGAGAGCTTCTGAGAAAGCGCCACGGATGAAGCTTGGAACTCCATTGATGGACTGGAAGTACGCGCTGCGCTGCgttttgcttcttcttcctcctgctCTCAGTGTTTGGAGCAAAGTCTACAGTAAGACCGTGAGAGAGATGAAACTATGAGAGGATTTTCCGGGAAAACATTGTTATGCGGTCTAACTGTCAGAGTACGGAAAATGAATAAATCGCCGATTTTTTGAGCAAAATATCGGGGAAGGTGACCGGCGGTAGCCGGTGAGTGAGGACTGTGAGCTTGACTCTGCCTTTTTATCGACTGGCTGTCCTGTTTGTGCTGTCGTGTTGCGTGGTAAGCTCTTCCAAATCCGACGCGTCAGTGTAAAATCTGCCCCAGTCAGTCATTTTCGTCAATGTCACCGGATCAAGTGATGTAGaccttttaaattttatttaagaacaaaaaattatcacaacttttaaaaaatcaaaacaaatggacagttgaataaaatttgaaaagtcCAGATCACTTGATCTGATGAAATCTTAGTAAAAGAGATCCAAATAAGATCTATTTCCAATTTGGGAATATGATAAAATTCAGGGTGGTTTTGGAAGGTGACAGACAACCGCGTGACACGAGCTCTGATGAATGGCAAGTGGCACATAAAATTGAGCAATTAAACGCGAAGAAACGTTCTCAGCGAAAAGAACAGGAACATAAATGGTGACATTTGCTTGTAtatagtaaaaataaataaaaactattaTTCGTTTTTCTAACAAAAGCGAGAGGCGGGAGGGAGAATTATACTTGAGATTATATAGGAGAAAAATTAAACTCGACATCTTAGATATTGCATGCTTTCAAAGGACGTAGTTAATTTTTGGCACATTGACACTTATTTAGTtcctaaatttataaaaataaaaataaacaataataaAGGCTAATTTAGGAAATAATAAcattataatttgataaataacATAGGGACCCTCCGAAATTATAATTTGCTTTCACTCCACTCCTTAATAATGTACTTACccctacaatttttttttactaaggGATGATGGGCTAAGTCTTATAATGAGTTAACAATAAAATGGCGAGactcgaacctaagacctctcatttataagtgaagaggaatatcatcagaccgtaatactaagtggcaattTACCCCTACACTTAattacttgaaaaataaatataaaaactatAAATTAAACCACAAACTCATTTTACCTCTAGCACACACTCTTCTTAATTTTCAATTGTCTGATCGAGTGAACTGAAGAGGATAAAtgcacaaaaattaacaagaatatataaaaagtaaaaatggatATGTGATTAGTACTtccattttttattcaaattcatAATTATTCACATTTGAGTACCTATAATTCGATACAGCTCCCAATAATATCAGtcgaaaaggaaaagaaaaaactctCAATAATTCAaatattgaaatgaaataaataatattgttttagGTCCACAAGTACTCCACAATTGAGCATAAAGAGCACTTATTCTGAAAGCGATTATACTACAAGAGGAATGGGAAAATGGGTCCATAAGCTGGATGGTATTTATTTGAATGTGACTATAACCCAACAGTTGCTTGCACATGTTCttgttgtagttgaagaagtaCACGCCATTTTTTTAATGTGACTGCAACCTTACGGtcgttttttttcttccaaagcCTTGCATGAAATACACGATTAACAAACCACGAGCTAGTAGTCCAATGGTAAAAGATGAATTGTGAGACTTCTttcaaactaaaaattgaaGATCACGGATTCGAAACCAGCTGCTAGTGTGGAAACCAAACTTATGACCAAAGAAAGGCTGAAATGTGACTAATGTCGAACGTGTGATCTAACCGATTCACGCGTTTTTTGCTTCAATAAGCAAAGTTGTACTATGAACAATTGCTTTTAGTATTTTGAGTtgcattttattattatctaaAGCTGTTTTCAAGTAACTAAAATGAcgcctttttaatttttcattttaaaaactaatttttatttattgtaaGTCTGATTTATCTACATACTTTTGATATCCAAAACAAACACTGTAAGAGACAAGTGCGCAAATTGAAAAAGAACATAGTGTGTAAAATACGCAAAATGAATAAAATGCAGGAGAAATAGAAGAGGAAATTGTAACAATTGtccatcaactttaatccaattggcgTAATGATCCCTCAATTAAAAATATGtgaccattggtcccttaaccGATAAAAAAGTGCAACTATAGTCGTTTTCGTCAACTCTGTCAAAACTTcatcaaaatgagtcacgtgCCACACGATTGGAGTAGTAGTCCCTACATTTCAACcaaattggagtaatggtccattaattttaacttaattgtagcaatgatccctcaatttAAACTCAATTAGAGCAACGATCCCTCAATTTAAACCCAATCGGAGCAACAACTCCTCAACTTAACCCATTGGAgctatgatccctcaactttaacttaATTGTAACAATGATCATTCCaccataactcattttgacgaaAGTTTTAACATAGTTGATGAAAATAATCataactgcacgttttgatCAGTTATGAGACCAATGATCACAAACTTGTAGTTGAATGATCACTGctccaattaggttaaagttaagAAAACATTACCCCAAGCTTCTCGAAATAGAAAGAGGATTACCTGAGGAGCAAAGGCACATCATTCATCTATATATGCCCATTGCTCACACATGCAGTTCCATGTGCAAAAGTTACAAGTAACATTTCTGCGAGGACGACAAGTAAAGTAACATAATCAGCCTTGAACTGAGTGACAGAGGAGACATGCCTTTTGGGGGGAATCTATGGAATATCTTAGAGGCTCAACGATAACATGAAATAAGCATAAAGATCAATGTGATGATCACGAGGCAAATTGGtatatagaaagagaaaaaaagattCCCCCCCTTTTCCTCTTTCGATTTTCTCTTTAGCTTAGTGTCTGTCTACGAACAGCGTTGTTGAACATGCTTTAATTTGTCGATGGAATTTCACAAATACCCTAACTGGGAGAATAACTTGGCTATCATCGGCTCTATATTTCGACCTTTGTTTATCATGCATCATGTAAAAATATTCGGATATACACTAATTAAATATAAGTTATTCTCTTACGATGGAGGAATTTGTATGCAACTTAATATGACAGAGTTAGAACATGTGGCGAGGGTCTTGAACGGACGTGTGAGGGTGGCACACTCAGCCTTAATAAAAATTTTCCTTTGTTGCATGAAAGTTTTTCTCATatttccgaaaaaaaatgaaataaaacattAACACAATGTTTTAAGAGTCATTAGGCGGTAGTCGAATGGCAGGAAGGAGCCTAGTGCCTAGAGGTCTAGGCGGGGAGGCCTAGGCCTGGACCCATCCCGctaaaatttgattttcatttAGAGATTAGAGTTAGTTTTATATAAATGGGATGCTTGTTAATCAATTGAGAACTATTCAATCAAGAAGTAGTCTTTTCGGTTTGTGTAGTATTCTTGACAATTCTGTAGTTCTTTTGTTGTATAAAGTTTTATATTATGTTAGTTAATTGCGTACTCTGATTTTcaactaaaagaaaataaaacgttaaataattaagaaaaagtaTAAAAAACAAAAGGTCGACAAAGAGGTAGATGGTAGGGTTCATCTAGAGAGGAAAAAAGGATACAAAACGATAAGTCTGAGAGAGAAATGACGCCGTCTAGGTTTAGATAATATCAAGGCAAATCATTATCTTCTTCGCTAGTCTGTCATTGGCTCTGCAACTAAAAGTTTTTCAGATTCAGTTCTCCACATAAGCCAGCCCATTTCCGCCTACTCCAGTCTAGCCCCAGCTATTCCCACCTAACCCCGTCTAGTCCTTTTTCGATTCTCGCCTATGACAAAATTGCGGTTGTTAGCCACCGCCTAGAGCCTATGCAGCCGACTAGTGCTATGTTCCAACCACTGCTTACCATATATAATGGACTGGTAGACCATGTTCAATTACATTTTGGGCTCAAAGTCCAATTCCATGGACTAGACTTTTTCTTAGATTTATAGTCAACGCAACAATCCATAGACCAAATATTGGGTCATAGGCCCAATAAGCCACCTGGACTCAGACCTAAACATTTTAATTctcgataaaaaaaaagaaaactaatagaaataatttgaaaattttgagttttaatcaaaatgacaaaaatatgtTGCATGTAAATAGTGTCAGAAGtgattttttagagtaaaaatatttttttcaataaaaataaataatatcgaaagtattttgttaaaacttgttaaaaaaaatcatcttcttttcttttcattattTACCAATTAATTTACCAATTACTTGCAAGGAGAAAAGGAAAGCACAAAAAAAACCCTCTCCCGGTTCGTCTCAGAGAGAGAGCGTCGGTGTCTCACTTGCttgaacaaaaagaaaaccccAACAAAAATCCTCACAGCTTCACCGAGAGAGAGAGCTGTGATTTCttcttagagagagaaacaaaaaacGACGCTG
This window contains:
- the LOC103450574 gene encoding uncharacterized protein; its protein translation is MEFQASSVALSQKLSSGHSIYDGVFSSAAASKFNVSTFSSRVDDYSEIFGGSGASRGGSSIPVLEVPELHERKASVDVRSSKLDYSNVFGGFGDSNFAVPYEELFAEPKKKERRTPAEKRSPSKEADPLSTEKNHVLSQEASYQSFDGAKKFNMSYHKTNHRSKSFTGRTMLHAVPTYTCLIDEVSPIRTTEDDKPVSSKENGASPDNNLCERMTEGNHLKSVRDLPAGDDRKQTSAGGAKVQNNYDRKRSSLHDELFNACETHPSSSPSISSPLSEGKVEFEKPMASIFGVSRSDNLEGSGRVSSPPYFDEEVDTNSTAAASAAALIKAIEEAQARIKMAKESKERKKTGSQDRVKQSINIGKKFEVKGEKFADKVSIPKERKTRELHEEGAVPVHVSTGKKLEVKGDKYAEKVSIPKERETQELHEEVAVRVHDSTSTKLEVKGDKYADNVSIPKERKTRELHEEVAVLVHGSTSMKLEMKGDKYADNISIPKERKTRELHEEVAVLVHDSTSTKLEVKGDKYADKVSIPKERKTQELLEEVAVPVRFSIFSTGPEQVTAAFGDANKLFGAKEAGGKTEEKESISTHMGRTQEQAEVPEVAEQFYEVSDTDEPDFSEAADQFYEFPDTGEPDLSEPAELFYELSDSSEHQATMVEDEEANPVIIMLQIVDEDEQKRKKTAMEAFEYPELGGERLQAAKYEEYRELEKIVNADGGLSKHEDHASELETVKDAFEQEENENRLEASRELEETWKLQASHVKEILEEKQGELEKQKGDNKRHETQELQETRHVKRILMPQECVNYQKIGDEAYKQEELEKEQKDVHREEDTERRLNKDSRQDITEDSLNDTNDEECFENRNESKSEGHETLGDTTVNEMILEGAGCEEIECEKRQKESFQHVDDGRMEILIDQSTEDEKVTVAREDLKKPDCNFEATNNLFEEGENEDLYEKEGSTGHAEYDKDVEETLEGDKYEEIECERRQKESFRCVEDGRMEIQIDQSTEDEKVAVDCEDLRKPDCNFEATNNLCEEGENEDLYEKEGPTGHAEYDKDVEETLEGDKYEEIACEKRQKESFQCVEDGITEIRIDQSTEDEKVTVDSEDLKKPDCNVKATNNLCEEGEIEDPNEKEGPTGRAEYDKNVKETLEVPAHEEGGDRIEVTETLDELKESVNQSESVEEDNGTVEKDVLKTYGLAPDVKLVEIPIIDATEIHSSDTNGTTLRRNDTRFGQKQEDQLAREPEVVCNFGKQVEELGAMNKDMMEGEVAVKQEENKNNSRSSHRKRWFDKLNFSETLFKLKENWNQSESVEEENGMEEKEICEADGLASGVKLAEILKQIEDPIETHPSEENGLNVDINALNCGQNQDVTLETHVEEVEEINEDVREVEVAVNQEENKNNSKSPHRKRWFDDGTSTEVAQLSHMLRRKGGNVLLDHEMETSPCTEENMDNHRATTTKESVTTHSSLQELEQEKGENRQTTFTAEESEKHYTSNTVVEQEKMENQQETSIAEESEISARLQKEVEIEKELLKQKQNAKGKERERVKEKKAVERVIREARERAFAEARERAAETRQKAMAEAQERSGKTSVKANDISLAEKASREAKLKLERAAVERATEEAWERALEKSLSGKAYEAGKQAKRSVSEKSSSASRDDGMKLGVSPSDPESKSRYPNSSNHSGPYPAERSGGSNGESAQRCKAELERNQRTAERAAKALAEKNMRDLLVQKEQAERNRLAEGLDAEVKRWSSGKERNLRALLSTLQYILGPDSGWQPIPLTEIVPTVAVKKAYRKAALFVHPDKLQQRGASIQQKYTCEKVFDLLKEAWNRFNVEER